GTGCGTACCTGCAGCTTTATACCGAAATCCCCTTAGCTCCGCTTTTCGAACTGTATCTGTACCAAACAGATTTACCGCGTTTTGAGCTTCATGAGGTCAGCGATCAGACCTGGGCCGTTTACCTCAGCGGGGCTGAGCTGACCATTCCGGTTGAAGTGCGCACCTCAGCCGGCGTACAGCTTATTCAGCTTGGTACCGAGGCTCAGCACATTCACTCTCAAGACAAGCCGGTTCTTGATCCGCAGTTTTGGTATCTGACAGAAAATCTGTTTGACCGATGAAATTTTTTTTTCTGGTGAATGGGTATGCGACGCTGCGCCCGTGTTACCTTAATAAAAATAATTGAACCCGTTAGATTTAACCCGCATCATTCACAATAATACAGGATTTATTTGCTAAGTGTAAGTTTAAATTAAGCTTAGCGAAAAAAAAACTGGTAGTCCAATTTTGAGTGTGGTGTAAAGACTGCGCTCCGAGCGAAGCGATTCCCGCGCAGCGAAATTTCCCCGCTGGCTGCGTTGAAGCTGAAAACTCATGCTCAGGGTACTCAGGTACCCTTCCGCTGAGTTTTCATCTTCGCCTTGCCAGCAAGAAAATTTCTTGGTGAATAATGCGGGTTCATATGAACTATCAGCGGTCAAATCTTCTTAAGTAGGGCGAGTTATCACCAACAATCAGAGGGCGTTATGATGGTATCTATTCGCAATTTGTATTCAATACTACCCGCAGTATTGGTCACGATGTTTGTGCTTCTTTATTCCGCTGAAACCGTGCAGGCGCAGGATCAGGAGCTTATTGTTACGGAAGCTTTTCCCGGGGTGAATGTAAATCAGATATTAGGCCTGCAACCGCAGCCTGGTTCTGATAATCTGTTCATTGTTTCGCAGCAAGGGCGGATTTTCAGGCTTGACAGGAGTGCGCAAGTGCAGCAGCTTACGACCTGGCTCGATCTTTCTTCGCAGCTCATTTCAGGAGGGGAGCGCGGTTTGCTGGGTTTGGCGTTTGATCCTGATTTTGAGCAAAACCGCCGCTTTTATGTGAACTACACCATTGCCAATCCGCTAAGGACCGTCATATCCAGATTTACCACCGATGAAAACGGGGATCCGGATCTTGCGAGCGAGCAGCAGCTTCTCATATTCAATCAGCCCTTCAGCAATCACAATGGCGGTGATATTGCCTTTGGACCTGACGGGTTTCTTTATATTGCCTCCGGGGATGGCGGAAGCGGCGGGGATCCACAAAACAATGCGCAAAATCCGGACAACCTTCTCGGGGCTATGCTGCGGATTGATGTCAACACGGACGATGCAAGCTATCTGATTCCGGAAGACAATCCTTTTGTAAACGGAGGCGGCATGCCTGAAATATTCGCCTGGGGCCTGCGAAATCCGTGGCGGATTTCGTTTGACCGGGAAAGCGGCGTTCTCTGGACCGGTGATGTAGGCCAAAATGCCTGGGAAGCCATCCATATTATCGAAAACGGCAAAAATTACGGCTGGAATATTCTCGAAGGTTCCAACTGTTTCCCGCCCGGCTCAAACTGCGACCCTGAAGGATTGGAGCTTCCGGTTTTTGAGTACAATCACAACAACGGCGACCGCTCCATCACCGGCGGGTTCGTCTATCGCGGTCAGAAAAATCCTTCTCTTTATGGCAAATACATCTACGGGGATTTTATTTCGGGTCGGGTCTGGGCGCTTGCCTTTGATGAAGAAACCTTTGAAGCCGTATCCAACACAGAGCTCATCAATCTTCCGATGAATATCTCATCTTTCGCGCAGGACAGGGATGGCGAGCTTTACATTTTGGGCTATAACAACGGGGGCGTATTTCGGATTGTCACAACACCCGAGACAAGTGCCGTTACACAGCCGCTTGCTGAGGATTCCGTACCTGCCACATTTATGATGAGCTGGGATGAGATTCCCGGAGCCGACACCTATCAGTATCAGATCGGAAATGAATCATCCTTCGAAAACATCCTTGCAGAAGGCGAAACAGCATTGGTGTCAACGGAAATCACCGTAGCCGAAACGGGTCAGGCGGCATGGGCGCGGGTGCGCACGCAAAATGAAGCCGGCAGCGGGGCATGGAGTGAAGCCGTCCCGTTTTTTATCGAAGATCCGGTTTCGGTTCCGGTCTCGGCCGAGCTTCCGCGGGAAGTTGTGTTGCACCCAAGCTATCCCAACCCCTTCAACCCGACCACAACCCTCACATTTGAACTGCCTGAGCGCGCAGAAATCAGGCTGCAGGTTTTTGATTCGACGGGCAGGCTGGTTTCTACCCTTGCCACGGGTACCGTTCAGGCAGGAACCCATCAGGTACGTTTTGATGGCAGCGGATTGGCAAGCGGCCTGTATTTTGTGCGGCTGCAAACGGGCGATATGGTCATGACGCGCAAAATGACCCTTGTAAAATAAGCGGTTTATCATACTTCAATTGGTTGCCCCGGAATAAATTAAGTCTTCTTAACGGCGGCCGGAATTCGTACATTACGTTATTATAATATTTGACTTTTCAATATTAAGACCCACAAGAACTAACTTTTTTGGGATAATTCAGCTGGTGTTTAAATCCACGTAACATAGAAGCGGTAGCTTAGAAAAATCAGAGCATTGCACAAACCGCGCGGTCAGAGTGGCCGTGCAAACAAACGATCACAAAACCAAGTAGCACTATGAACAATCATGTTACCAAAGGCTTCGGGAAGCGATTTCCGGGGTTTTTATTGTGGCTGGTCCCCGTTTTTCTGATGGGATTTGCCGTACAGGTTCAGGCGCAATATACCGGTTCGGGCGCGTTTACGCAGCTCAACGGGCTTGCTGAGCTTGAAGACGGCTATTATGTCGTAACCAACGCCCCCGGCGAATTTGCCATGAACAGCGCACATACCGGTGTTTTTTTACCTGAAACGCCTGTTAATCCTGTTGATGGAATACTTCAAAATCCTAACGTAGCCGATGTGTGGCTGATTGAAGCTGACGGTTCTTCCTGGACCATCTTCAGTGAGGCCACGCAGCAATTCGTGTCTTATACCGGTCCCGGGAATAATGTTCAGGTTGTGGATGAAGTTACCTCTGATAATGACCGCTGGAATTTTGATTTTGCGGATGGTGAATTTGTCTTAACCAATGCAGAGATTACCGAGAGAACGTTGCGCTACAACCCCTCATCGCCAAGGTTTGCAACCTACGCTTCAGGTTTCGGACAAAATCTGAGCTTATTCAGACTGGGTGATGACAATGGTACTGAGCCAAGTCCTATTGATCCATTTGCGTTGCTTACCCCTCCTAACAACACAAATCTGCCCGTTTTCGAAGGCGGTACCGATGACGTAGTTATTGAGTGGGAAGCAGCCGAAGGTGCAGATACCTACACCTGGCTTGCCGTAGCTCAGGGCGGCAGCTTTGATGAGCCGCTTCTGGCCATCCCAGCCGACAATGGCGGAGCCGCAACAAGCCTCACCCTCACCACAGGTGCCATCTATGATGTACTTGCAGGTCTTGGAATCGAAGAAGGATCTGTTGCCAACCTTACCTGGACTGTAGAAGCAACCGCAGGTGACGATTCGCGCCTTGCCATTCAGCAATGGGCCATCAACATTGTAGCGCCGGTTGTACTTGCTGACATTGAAGCCCTGCGCGCAGCCGATACCGGCTCTACCGTCTATGCTGTAGCCAATGAAGCTACTTTTCTTGGTGGCGACGGTTTCCGGAACACCAAGTTTTTCCAGGACGCTTCCGGATTTGGAATTCAGATAGATGATGCCCCTGGCATTATCACATCAACCTATGAAATCGGTGATAATGTCAACTTGCTGCACGGAACATTGGGCGCATTCCAGGGACAGCTTCGCCTGACGCCGTTTGTAGATTACGGCGCGGCCGTATCCTCCGGAAATGCAATTGACCCCCTTGAGCGCACACTTGATGAACTTTCCTTTGATGATCAGGCCCGTCTGATCGTAGTTCGTAATGTAGCCTTCGAAAACGCCGGTCAGAATTTTGGCGGTGGCGGTTCTATT
This genomic stretch from Cyclonatronum proteinivorum harbors:
- a CDS encoding PQQ-dependent sugar dehydrogenase — protein: MMVSIRNLYSILPAVLVTMFVLLYSAETVQAQDQELIVTEAFPGVNVNQILGLQPQPGSDNLFIVSQQGRIFRLDRSAQVQQLTTWLDLSSQLISGGERGLLGLAFDPDFEQNRRFYVNYTIANPLRTVISRFTTDENGDPDLASEQQLLIFNQPFSNHNGGDIAFGPDGFLYIASGDGGSGGDPQNNAQNPDNLLGAMLRIDVNTDDASYLIPEDNPFVNGGGMPEIFAWGLRNPWRISFDRESGVLWTGDVGQNAWEAIHIIENGKNYGWNILEGSNCFPPGSNCDPEGLELPVFEYNHNNGDRSITGGFVYRGQKNPSLYGKYIYGDFISGRVWALAFDEETFEAVSNTELINLPMNISSFAQDRDGELYILGYNNGGVFRIVTTPETSAVTQPLAEDSVPATFMMSWDEIPGADTYQYQIGNESSFENILAEGETALVSTEITVAETGQAAWARVRTQNEAGSGAWSEAVPFFIEDPVSVPVSAELPREVVLHPSYPNPFNPTTTLTFELPERAEIRLQVFDSTGRLVSTLATGTVQAGTHQVRFDGSGLASGLYFVRLQTGDMVMTRKMTLVK